The Brassica oleracea var. oleracea cultivar TO1000 chromosome C6, BOL, whole genome shotgun sequence genome includes a region encoding these proteins:
- the LOC106298675 gene encoding uncharacterized protein LOC106298675, which yields MSTSSKELEKRLLEAGKALLLLPSSVDTLLHLLDKLFICLLEVEQSPPSSIQDALSPLKKALVDERLLKHWNVHVRVHVASCIIQVTRINAPAAPYVDEEQMREVLKLVVSSFEHLDDKNSLSYTKSTSILNTVAKYEVSYLMLDPVYGALCIEMFHHFLKALRDDHPVEVFSDMENIMTHVLKESDDLPPKLLAPILQYLNKTDEVPSISRRLAEKVLINCTSKCQTYLAEAVKSSGVSLDKYSNVVAFICEGASSDKPKKQDDDEPQQLDSNAINSGLDEKTGRAVNQKKKESSMEAKPSAATAKLTKESGKKIASASNAKPSVPPTKRSTSEIKATKQSEKPTSLGDNKKTILSSGKSVSKSKTEVKQQPSEKTLANTNGKRKHSLDTEKAFDDRKYDKTLVGSRIRVWWPLDKRYYRGEVTSYDPSRKRHMVVYEDGDQETLDLKNHNWYLVEASKSSKHKDKQKAAEVSNREQTGAPKRRLNLSLPHEEDPAEAETQARKRSRVQSHSLHKSHGEMEKPTAEGEPSCHHRRSGSELGHSQTCSITHQLGKVKQSITDTITTVRKFGSEVETKEQTIADMLTSVRQFGSQLETKEQSIVDMLTSVKQFRSELETKEQRIVDTLNSVQQFRSEIKKKEDNLVASLHEVDVLGEKISGINKILNS from the exons ATGTCGACTTCTTCAAAAGAGCTCGAGAAGCGCCTTCTGGAAGCTGGCAAAGCTCTTCTTCTTCTACCTTCTTCAGTTGATACGCTTCTTCACCTTCTCGAC AAACTTTTCATCTGCTTGTTAGAGGTGGAACAGTCACCTCCTAGCTCGATTCAGGATGCACTCTCTCCGTTGAAGAAAGCATTAGTCGATGAAAGACTCCTCAAGCATTGGAATGTCCATGTGAGAGTCCATGTCGCTTCCTGCATCATCCAGGTCACGAGAATAAATGCTCCGGCTGCTCCATACGTTGACGAAGAACAGATGAGG GAAGTATTGAAGTTAGTTGTATCATCATTTGAACATCTAGATGACAAAAATAGTCTCTCCTATACCAAAAGCACTTCCATCCTTAACACTGTGGCTAAGTACGAAGTCTCTTATCTGATGTTGGATCCTGTGTATGGTGCACTCTGTATTGAGATGTTCCACCATTTTCTCAAGGCCCTAAG AGATGATCATCCAGTGGAAGTATTTTCGGATATGGAGAACATTATGACCCATGTTTTAAAAGAAAGCGATGATTTGCCTCCAAAGTTGCTTGCACCAATTCTGCAGTATCTTAACAAGACTGATGAG GTTCCCTCAATATCACGGAGGTTGGCAGAAAAAGTTCTGATAAACTGTACTAGCAAGTGCCAAACATATCTTGCTGAAGCAGTGAAATCATCAGGCGTTTCTTTAGATAAGTATAGTAATGTGGTGGCTTTCATATGCGAAGGTGCATCCAGT GATAAACCAAAGAAGCAAGATGATGATGAGCCTCAACAACTTGACAGCAATGCTATCAACAGTGGTCTGGATGAGAAAACTGGTCGTGCTGTGAACCAGAAGAAAAAGGAAAGCTCGATGGAGGCCAAACCATCTGCTGCTACTGCTAAACTGACAAAGGAGTCTGGAAAGAAGATAGCTTCTGCTAGTAATGCCAAACCTAGTGTTCCTCCTACAAAGAGAAGCACCTCTGAGATAAAAGCAACGAAGCAGTCAGAGAAACCCACTTCTTTGGGTGATAATAAAAAG ACAATCCTTTCCTCTGGAAAGTCAGTCTCAAAGTCAAAGACAGAAGTGAAGCAACAACCATCAGAGAAAACTCTTGCTAATACAAACGGAAAGAGAAAACACAGTCTAGACACAGAGAAA GCATTTGATGACCGAAAGTATGATAAAACTTTAGTTGGATCAAGAATCAGAGTCTGGTGGCCACTTGATAAAAG GTATTATAGAGGTGAAGTTACTTCATATGATCCTTCCAGAAAGAGACATATG GTTGTCTATGAGGATGGAGATCAAGAAACTTTAGACTTAAAAAATCATAACTGGTATCTTGTGGAGGCATCAAAATCGTCAAAG CACAAGGATAAACAGAAGGCCGCAGAAGTTTCCAACCGTGAGCAAACAGGTGCACCTAAGAGGAGGCTGAACCTCTCACTTCCTCATGAAGAGGATCCTGCAGAAGCTGAGACTCAGGCACGCAAGCGATCTCGAGTCCAAAGCCACAGCCTCCATAAATCTCATGGTGAGATGGAGAAGCCCACTGCAGAAGGAGAACCCTCTTGCCACCATCGCAGATCTGGTTCTGAGCTTGGACACTCTCAAACTTGCTCTATCACACATCAGTTGGGTAAGGTCAAACAGAGCATCACAGACACGATAACCACTGTAAGAAAGTTTGGCTCTGAGGTCGAAACAAAGGAACAGACTATTGCTGACATGTTAACCAGTGTGAGACAGTTTGGCTCTCAGCTGGAAACAAAGGAACAGAGCATTGTTGACATGTTAACCAGTGTAAAACAGTTTCGCTCTGAGCTCGAGACAAAGGAACAGAGAATTGTAGACACTTTAAACAGTGTACAACAGTTCAGATCTGAGATCAAGAAAAAGGAAGATAACCTAGTAGCTTCGCTGCATGAAGTTGACGTGTTAG GGGAGAAGATATCTGGAATCAACAAAATCCTCAACTCATAA